A window of Schistocerca serialis cubense isolate TAMUIC-IGC-003099 chromosome 1, iqSchSeri2.2, whole genome shotgun sequence genomic DNA:
TAGCACAATATGCTTATCTTCATGCCACAATGTTGCAGGAGATTATTTTTTGGAGTGActtatcaagccaagctaaagttttctgggttcAAAAccatgtaataataattatttgtggtatgaactcaagaacattctGCAGGGAAATActgtttcccaatatatttattcctttgtgaaactgaatttgtctctttttcaaaccaacagctaagGACATGGaataaatactagaaataagaataatgttCACAAAGATTGAAGTCACTTATGTTGGCCCACAAAGATGTCCACTGTCCAGGAACAcaaattttcagtaacttgccagcagctataaaaaatttaatactaataaagttcagtttaagaggagtccATTGGATTAAATGGTGACCAACTCCTACTTCACTGGTGAAGTTCTGagtagaaccaactgatgtgtatatgttactaataatatcaagTAATGTGAGTATTAGTAAACTCTGACTACTCTGAAAATTCAGTGCAATAATGTGGTCATTGTAAACAAGTGCTGAgaaatgatttttctgtttgacGACGCATGGCTTTAACAGCCTTAGCATTATCATATGCACCTCAGTGTACTGAACTcttacatgttttgtgacaagctattactttttaaatataaatattttaaatgaaaatatgtttaagattttttggaGGGCCACTTCACTTTGGATCTGTGAACAGTACATATTTGTTTTTACTTGAAAATTTTTACTGTGTATTGTTCTTCTGGCATGTTCTTCATTCAGGAGGGGTTTCTCACACtggatcagttggaatgaaaagtacatctaatttCTAACCTTTGCATTTTTTGTTTAAGTGTTTACATACATTTTAGTTCACCTTACATTCTGATTGTTTCCAGGAACTGCAAGCACCACAGTCAATAGAGTTGAAGTGTCACGCACAGGAGTGGACCCTGGATTGTTGTAAGTTACACTGTCATTAACTGATGATTTTCCAAAAATGTGACAAATTTTACTAACAATGTATCTGCAATGTGCTGTAAATATTTTCCTTGATCTATTAACAACTGTCCAGGTTAGAACAGTGTTACTTTATTAGTACTacaatagtaaattatttaaataacaagATGAATACACAAGACATTTGGCAAATCACAACTGAAAAAATTCATGAATAGCTGCATCATCTAACTTCATCTCTAGTGATTTAAGAACATTACAGTTATTTTATGTTGCCTAACTGCAGGGAACCTCTGGACACGAGCACACCGGCTCCTCCAACTCGGCAACAGCAGCACGTTTCTCGGTCCGTGCAGTATCGTCAGTACAGTTCAGCCCGCAGTGCGAGTGCTGACACCAGTGTTGGAAATGCGCCACAGCTACAGCCACGTCGTTCAACTTCTGCACAGCGTGAACTCACTTACGAGCCATCGCCACCGGCACGATCCACGCGCACACGCTCACCTTCTCCTGTAGCTACATCTGTCACTCGAAGGGAAGTCTATTACGAGACTGACGGAAGTGCCAGATATCGAGACAAGTCACCTTCTAACCGTCGTCTTCAGAAAGAAGTGTATTATGAGACAAAGGATTCGACACCCTACCCCACAACTGTGCGGCACGAAGTTTATTACGATGCAGAACCTGGAGTTGGTGTTCCTCCACCATCATCAATGTCAAGACATGAGGTGtattatgaaacagagaaatccagTACTCTTCCTCCTCCGAGGCAAGATGTTTATTATGAACACAAAACTTCTACATTACCACCACAGAGACAGGACGTTTACTATGACACAAAAACGTCTACACTTCCCCCTGTGAGGCACGATGTCTATTATGAAACGAAAACTTCATCTACCCTTCCACCACAGAGACAGGAAGTGTATTATGAAACAAGAAATGTGTCAAAAGTAGTGCCCTCTCCTAGACCAGACAGGTACAGAGAGCCTTCACCACCTCCCCATAGGCTGCAGACATCACCACCTGCAGACACCACAGACAAGCCTGATCGTTATGCTCCACAGCCCAATAGTGTGCCAACAACTGTCACTGCATATCGCACTTACAACTACAGTTCTAGTAGCAGTTCAGTAACTCAGCCTCCACACATGTCTGGTCCCGTACCTGATTCTAGACCAGCTTACCCTGACACTTCCCCTCCTATCCCATCTCACTATCCACAATCACCACCGACACAACACTCATCACCGCCAACTCAGACTGTGATCTACCGTGACGGTCCAGACCAACCTCCGACTAAAGTTACAACAACAGTGAGAACGTACACTTATGAGCTCCCAGGAGAGCCTGGTGTTTTGCATACTCATCCCTATCCACCAGGACCTGACCATCCATACCCAGATCAACAGCCTCACAAACCAAATGTAGAACACACGGTGACCTATCATGTTTCCCCACATCATCAGCCTGAGAAGGAACCCCTCCTCCCAACACAACACCAGCCACTGGTCATACCTGCAGAGCCAAATCCTCCACCCACTGTCATCACTTACAAATACTCAAGCCACTCCAGTCATAATACCACCAACAAATATCCACAACACCCACATCCAGAGGAGCAGCAACCACTTCTGCCTCGTCCGTTCCCTACATCTTCTCCAGGACCAGATTATCCTCCAAATGGTCAACCACCAAAGAGGCTGGATGATCTTATGGCATCGTTTTCTGATACAGAGGTAAGAGGTATTACTTATAGTTTGTAAAGCTTGCTTTAATATATTAGTTATGGTATACATTAATTCATGTCTGAGTCTAGAAGAAAAACAGACAGGAAGTTGCATTTAGTAAGTTCTTTTTTTAGGACATTAACTTTAATCTCGCAGTTTTACATAGCTTGATAACTTTTCTCAGTTTTTTCCTTCTTGTGCCTGAAGTGGAGGTATAGCTCATTAGAGGAAAACACACCACATTTATCCTGAGACTTTCCATCTTTGCCTGAAGCTGTAGCAGTGCATGGAAATTTAGGTAGTTTTCTTGTGTATACGCACATTTCAAAGGTTTGCAAGAAAGAGTGCATGGTGTTTTCTACATTATGGTTACATAAATAGTGCTTTCTGTCATGCAATCTCAGAACTTCCATAGTTTCAGCTAAATGTCCCTGATCAGTTCATCAActgctatgaagtttcatttcagtgcatatgTACATTAATTTTGGAACTAGTATCACACTATGTAATATATATGTACCTCAGAATTATTTCTCCCATTAGTGCTAGTGCTACCTGTTCAGTAACAAAGTAACTGAAGAGTCCAGAACAGTAGACAAAAGATATAGCCAGCAGGAAATTTTACATTAGGCCAGTACACCGTTTGGCTGTGTCAGTACAAAGCAATGGACAGGTTAGAAATTCTAATCTAACTGTCCACGCAAAACACATTATTACCATGGTTTAATATTTCATGTTAACATAAATTCTACAAATTTGTGATAGATTTATTCCTTTGACTAAATATAAGCTGTAGTTCAGCCACTAACTAATCTCAAAGGCAATGATTTTGAATAccgtttatacactgaagagccaagaaagtggtacacctgcctaatttcatCCAGGGCCCCTATAAGCatgcaaaagtgccacaacacgatgtggcatggacttgactaacgtctgaagtagtgttagagggaactgaaaccatgaatcctgcaagagctgtccataaatccgtaagagtacaaggggacggagatctcttctaaacagcacattgcaagacattgcagatatgctcaataatgttcatgtctggggagtttgggggccagcgaaagtgtataaactcagaagagtgttcctggagccactctgtagcggttCTGGATGTGTAggctgtcacattgtcctgctggaattgcccaagtctcttggaatgcataatggacatgaatggatttaagtggtcagacaggatgcttatgtaccagTCACCTGCCacgcaaaaatcaaacaatggaaaatccaggatggaatgta
This region includes:
- the LOC126470606 gene encoding uncharacterized protein LOC126470606 isoform X1, coding for MAPHRGPTPSPDRCPTCGMAAVRQTQTVVQTQTQSGGQLLHPHPLDNSLDALLEDLQTSVSRGRSAMNGPSGGHQQHQEYREIRQVRQQVSGSPQVQYLSPANPTTVVAEREPSPLLQPAAGEQRSVAYKTVSYQYSASDGQPGHALSSSAGSPSDQTPDVRLRENLNELDSLLVDLHQAQKAGFGTPQGTASTTVNRVEVSRTGVDPGLLEPLDTSTPAPPTRQQQHVSRSVQYRQYSSARSASADTSVGNAPQLQPRRSTSAQRELTYEPSPPARSTRTRSPSPVATSVTRREVYYETDGSARYRDKSPSNRRLQKEVYYETKDSTPYPTTVRHEVYYDAEPGVGVPPPSSMSRHEVYYETEKSSTLPPPRQDVYYEHKTSTLPPQRQDVYYDTKTSTLPPVRHDVYYETKTSSTLPPQRQEVYYETRNVSKVVPSPRPDRYREPSPPPHRLQTSPPADTTDKPDRYAPQPNSVPTTVTAYRTYNYSSSSSSVTQPPHMSGPVPDSRPAYPDTSPPIPSHYPQSPPTQHSSPPTQTVIYRDGPDQPPTKVTTTVRTYTYELPGEPGVLHTHPYPPGPDHPYPDQQPHKPNVEHTVTYHVSPHHQPEKEPLLPTQHQPLVIPAEPNPPPTVITYKYSSHSSHNTTNKYPQHPHPEEQQPLLPRPFPTSSPGPDYPPNGQPPKRLDDLMASFSDTETDISPHPKHYNVEKQMTASPAHPPGGPADTNAVAVVTPTQQNVKVEETKAKTEIKARERTVNKPGPPVFYPPGVELFSKKEESMAMASGRRAKGKYKYEAESYSKSKSSSSGGAAVVPVCLPLCCAMPCVIM
- the LOC126470606 gene encoding uncharacterized protein LOC126470606 isoform X2; this translates as MAAVRQTQTVVQTQTQSGGQLLHPHPLDNSLDALLEDLQTSVSRGRSAMNGPSGGHQQHQEYREIRQVRQQVSGSPQVQYLSPANPTTVVAEREPSPLLQPAAGEQRSVAYKTVSYQYSASDGQPGHALSSSAGSPSDQTPDVRLRENLNELDSLLVDLHQAQKAGFGTPQGTASTTVNRVEVSRTGVDPGLLEPLDTSTPAPPTRQQQHVSRSVQYRQYSSARSASADTSVGNAPQLQPRRSTSAQRELTYEPSPPARSTRTRSPSPVATSVTRREVYYETDGSARYRDKSPSNRRLQKEVYYETKDSTPYPTTVRHEVYYDAEPGVGVPPPSSMSRHEVYYETEKSSTLPPPRQDVYYEHKTSTLPPQRQDVYYDTKTSTLPPVRHDVYYETKTSSTLPPQRQEVYYETRNVSKVVPSPRPDRYREPSPPPHRLQTSPPADTTDKPDRYAPQPNSVPTTVTAYRTYNYSSSSSSVTQPPHMSGPVPDSRPAYPDTSPPIPSHYPQSPPTQHSSPPTQTVIYRDGPDQPPTKVTTTVRTYTYELPGEPGVLHTHPYPPGPDHPYPDQQPHKPNVEHTVTYHVSPHHQPEKEPLLPTQHQPLVIPAEPNPPPTVITYKYSSHSSHNTTNKYPQHPHPEEQQPLLPRPFPTSSPGPDYPPNGQPPKRLDDLMASFSDTETDISPHPKHYNVEKQMTASPAHPPGGPADTNAVAVVTPTQQNVKVEETKAKTEIKARERTVNKPGPPVFYPPGVELFSKKEESMAMASGRRAKGKYKYEAESYSKSKSSSSGGAAVVPVCLPLCCAMPCVIM